The genomic window GCCGATGCGCGTGCGCAGCCGCTGCTGCATGTCGATCAGGCGCTGTGCCAGCTGGCCGATTTCATCGTTGGCGTTGTGCACGCGCAGGGTGGTATCGAGCCGGTCATCGGCGATGTCGCTGGCAAACCGCAGGGTGTCCTGGATCGGCCGGCGCACGGCGCGCAGCACCAGCACCAGGCTGGTGATCAGCACACCCGCCACCAGCAGCAGGGTCGCCACGAACAGCACGCCGGCGGCCCGCGCCCCCGCCTGCTGGCGCAGCTGTGCCTGCTCCAGTGCCAGCGCCTGCGCCTGCTGGAACGCGCTCAGCGCCGGGCCGACGTTGGCTGCGGTATCCAGCAATGACTGTGCTTCGACATCCAGGCCGACGCGCGCGGCGGTATAGCCCAGCAGGGCCGCCTGGTAGGCCTCCATGTGGGTGCGCAGCTGCTCCTGCACGTCCGCCGGCAGACCGGCCAATGCCAGATCGAAGGGCAGCTTCTCTTCACTGGCACGATCGGCATGGGCCGAATCACCATCCAGCAGCAGCAGGGCTTCCTGCCGTCGCATCTTCTGCAGGTGCAGGGCGAGCACCGGGCGTTCCAGGCCATCCACCTGCGCCTGCAGCGCATCGGCGGCGTGCTGCAGCTGTGAGGCCAGCGCCGCATCACCGCGGCCCATTTCATCGACCCGCTCGAACAGCGCGGCGATGCCCTGCGAGAACGCATCCACCGCATCTGCCAAGGTCTGCAGGACCTTGCGCCGGCCCGCTTCCATCGGCAGCGCGCGCAGCGCCTGCAGGTCGTGCTGCAGGGCCTGTTGCGATGCCAGCAGCTGGCTGCGGTCGGCGTCGTCGAAACTGCGGGCATACTGGGTCTGCAGGCGCCGGGCCTCGGCCACGCGGGCCGCCAGCGCGGCGACCCGGTCACTGCCCTGCTGGTAGCGGGCCTGGTCGCGGGCCGCCTGGGCGCTGGCATGGCTGGTCCAGGCGTGGACCGCGGCAATGGCCACCAGGCCCAGGCCACATACCAGCAGGGTAGCCTTGAGCTTGTCGGCCACGCTGAGCCGGTGCGGCAGCAGCCAGCGCAACAGGCCGGGGGAAGCAACGCGCAGCCCGGCAAGGCGGGCGCGCAGGGACCGAAGGTGGGGGACGACGGCCGACATGACAGACTCCAGGCGGAAGGACGCACCTCTATCGGCCGTCTGCCGATGAACTTTAGGCCGGATCTGCGATCGACCGCCGGCCCCTGGCGGACGCCCCTGTTGTACCGGCACCAGGCGACCGCGCGATGACACCGGCGGGCCGGGCTTGACCTCAACCCCGGTTGCGGTAGCACAGTGGAGCCCCCCGCCTGCGATACCGGCCATGCCCATCGATGTTCCGCGCTACCTGCAGCGCCTGCAGCTGGATGCGCCGCCAGCGCCCACGCTGGACGGCCTGCGCCGGCTGCAGCAGCGCCACAACGCCGTGCTGCCGTTCGAGACACTCACCTGCCTGCTCCGCGATGCGGTGCCGATCGACCTGGACAGCGTCCAGCACAAACTGCTGCACGCGCAGCGTGGCGGCTACTGCTTCGAACTCAACGGCGCCTTCCTGGCGCTGCTCAGGGCGCTGGGCTTCGATGCACAGCCACTCAGCGCACGGGTACTGCTGTCGGCCGGCGACGGCGAGCTGACCGCGCGCACCCACCTGCTGGTGCGCGTGCAGCTGGACGGCGAGGACTGGCTGGTCGACACCGGCTTCGGCAGCCTGACCCCGACCGTGCCACTGCGGCTGCTGCACAGCGCACCGCAGGACACACCGCATGAACGCTACCGCGTGCAGCAGCTGGACGGCGGTGACTTCGTGCTGGCGGCAGACGGCGGCGAGGGGTGGCGGCCGCTGTACCGTTTCGACCTGCAGCCGCCTGCGCCGATCGACAACGAGGTCGGCAACTGGTACGTGTGCACGCATCCGCAGTCGGGCTTTCCCGGCCAGCTGCGCGCGTCACTGACCGGCCCTGCGTGGCGACGCACCATCGGCAGCGGCCGCTACACCGAATACCGGCCGGGCCAGGCAGCAATCCGCCGCCCGCTGCGCGATGTACAGGACGTGCGCGAGGTGCTGCAGCAGCAGTTCGGCATCCGCTTGCCGGACGACGCCCGCCTGGATCCGGCCATCGACGACTGGCTGCAGCGCTCGCGCACCGCGTAGCGCCGCCCCCACGCTCGGCGGCCCTGGCGCGGCCGGGGGCGCCGGCCCTGGCGCGGCACTACCGGTTCGCCAGGGCCTGCAGGGCGATGCGGTTGCCTTCGCTGTCACGGATCTCGGCCACGCGCCATTGGCCGGCCAGCGCCGGGCCGAAACGCAGCACCGCGCCGGCCTTCAGCGCGCGGTCCAGGCTGGCGTCAAGGTCATCCACAGCGAAGTAGACGCGCGCGCCCTGCTCGCTGGGCCGATAGTCGGCGCCGCTGACCAGCGCCACGCTGGCGCCGGCGGCAGCATCGGCAAACGGCAGGTAGGCCATCGTGCAGGCATGCAGCACGATGGGTTCGTCGACCTCCAACCGCAACCAGCGCTGGTAGAACGCGATGGCGCGGGCGAGATCGATGACCGGAATTTCAACGTGCAGGATGGGATTCATGATGCCTCGGAATTTACGGCGCAACCGCTGCCGGGTGGAACCCGTCTGCTGCCAGCGCCCTGTCCATTCCTGCCTCTGCTCCCCTTCACGGAGTCACATGAAAGCACACGGGCGGTGGCATGCTGAAGCCCCCACCCGCAGCGCAGGCCCGCGATGTCCCTGGCCGATCATCGAAATGCACTGGCACCGCAGGGATTCCTGCGCGTGGCGATCAATCTTGGCAACCCGGTACTGGCACAGGGCGATGCCCACTCGCCGCGTGGTCCGTCGGTGGAGCTGGCCGTCGCGCTGGCGCAGCGGCTGGGCGTGCAGGCGCGCTTCACCTGCCACGATGGCGCTGCGTCGGTGGTGGCCGCTGCGGCCAGCGATGCCTGGGATCTGGCATTCCTGGCGATCGATCCGGCGCGCGCCGAGCGCATTGCCTTCAGCGCGCCCTACGTTGAAATCGAAGGAACCTATCTGGTGCGCGAAGACAGCCCGGCGCGATCGGTTGCCGATCTGGACCAGCCCGGCCTGCGCATCGCCGTCGGACGCGGCGCGGCCTACGACCTGTTCCTGAGCCGGGAACTGCGCCAGGCCAGCATCGAACGCGCGCCGACCTCGGCCGCCGCCATCGCACTGTTCGACCAGCAGCGGCTGGACGCGGCGGCCGGCGTACGCCAGCCGCTGCTGGCCTGGGC from Stenotrophomonas sp. 704A1 includes these protein-coding regions:
- a CDS encoding arylamine N-acetyltransferase family protein → MPIDVPRYLQRLQLDAPPAPTLDGLRRLQQRHNAVLPFETLTCLLRDAVPIDLDSVQHKLLHAQRGGYCFELNGAFLALLRALGFDAQPLSARVLLSAGDGELTARTHLLVRVQLDGEDWLVDTGFGSLTPTVPLRLLHSAPQDTPHERYRVQQLDGGDFVLAADGGEGWRPLYRFDLQPPAPIDNEVGNWYVCTHPQSGFPGQLRASLTGPAWRRTIGSGRYTEYRPGQAAIRRPLRDVQDVREVLQQQFGIRLPDDARLDPAIDDWLQRSRTA
- a CDS encoding VOC family protein; amino-acid sequence: MNPILHVEIPVIDLARAIAFYQRWLRLEVDEPIVLHACTMAYLPFADAAAGASVALVSGADYRPSEQGARVYFAVDDLDASLDRALKAGAVLRFGPALAGQWRVAEIRDSEGNRIALQALANR
- a CDS encoding transporter substrate-binding domain-containing protein, yielding MSLADHRNALAPQGFLRVAINLGNPVLAQGDAHSPRGPSVELAVALAQRLGVQARFTCHDGAASVVAAAASDAWDLAFLAIDPARAERIAFSAPYVEIEGTYLVREDSPARSVADLDQPGLRIAVGRGAAYDLFLSRELRQASIERAPTSAAAIALFDQQRLDAAAGVRQPLLAWAQAHRGHRVLADRFTAIQQAVAAPASRPDEALRALFAEVDAIKAGPLLRDALARAGQAVTLLR